Sequence from the Maribellus comscasis genome:
ATTAATTGTTGTGCCCGAATACAGAGGTTATGGACTGGCAAAAGCAATAAAACACAAAGCTTTTGAGCTTTCTAGAAAAAAATATCCGAATGCCAAAATCTTTGGCCTGACCACTGGTTTGGCGGTGATGAAAATTAACCATGAGTTGGGATACCGCCCGGTTACTTTCTCGGAGCTGACCACTGATGACATGTTTTGGAACGGTTGTAAAGGGTGTGTGAATTACGATATTTTGATGCGTACGGAACGAACGAAATGTTTGTGTACCGGAATGCTGTATGATCCGGCGTGGGAAAATAAGGAAAAAGTAAACGGCAATGCGGTTAAAAAACGCAGTTTGATGGATATTATTCAGAAAATAAAACCTAAGGCAGGATTTAAAAAACAACTGGAAATCAACAATAACAAAGAAACAACCAAAGAGTAACGGAGCGCTAATTAGTATAGATATTTTTTATACAGACAGCAAAATAAATGAATAGTTTTAAAATTGGATTTGGGCGTCTTCGTTGCTCTTTATAAGATATTTATCATGAGTAAAAAACTGGTTTTAGCATTTAGCGGAGGTTTAGATACCTCTTTTTGTGTAAAATATTTAAAAGAAGAAAAAGGCTTTGAAGTTTACACCGCAATTGCAAATACAGGTGGTTTCTCTGACGGGGAACTAAAAAAGATTGAGGAAAAAGCATATAAACTTGGTGCAAAGGAACATGTTACTCTCGATGTAACAGAAGAATACTATCAGAAATGTATTCGGTACATGGTTTACGGAAATATCCTCAGAAACAATACATACCCGATTTCTGTAAGTTCCGAACGTGTTTTTCAGGCCATTGCAACCATCGACTATGCAAAAAAAATCGGAGCCGCTTATATTGCACATGGTAGTACAGGTGCGGGTAATGATCAGGTTCGTTTTGATTTGACCTTTCAGGTTTTGGCACCGGAGATTGAGATCATCACACCTATCCGGGATTTAATGCTAAGTCGCCAGGAAGAAATTGATTTTTTGCAGAAGCACGGTGTGGAAGAAGATTTTATCAAAATGCAATATTCCATTAACCAGGGACTGTGGGGAACCAGTGTGGGAGGAAAAGAAACATTAACTTCTTCCAAAGGATTACCAAGTGAAGCTTATCCAAGTCAGCTCGAAAGCAGTGATGAAAAAGTAATTGAACTTGGTTTCGAAAAAGGCGAAT
This genomic interval carries:
- a CDS encoding GNAT family N-acetyltransferase, which encodes MKELNNIRVEVASEKHIKYVDQINDAIDVASKHRGTGIARRSPEYLTAKITDGKAILALDGDRFAGFCYIETWGNKGFVANSGLIVVPEYRGYGLAKAIKHKAFELSRKKYPNAKIFGLTTGLAVMKINHELGYRPVTFSELTTDDMFWNGCKGCVNYDILMRTERTKCLCTGMLYDPAWENKEKVNGNAVKKRSLMDIIQKIKPKAGFKKQLEINNNKETTKE
- a CDS encoding argininosuccinate synthase, which codes for MSKKLVLAFSGGLDTSFCVKYLKEEKGFEVYTAIANTGGFSDGELKKIEEKAYKLGAKEHVTLDVTEEYYQKCIRYMVYGNILRNNTYPISVSSERVFQAIATIDYAKKIGAAYIAHGSTGAGNDQVRFDLTFQVLAPEIEIITPIRDLMLSRQEEIDFLQKHGVEEDFIKMQYSINQGLWGTSVGGKETLTSSKGLPSEAYPSQLESSDEKVIELGFEKGELKTIDGKTFESGPGVIQALEEIASKYAIGRDIHVGDTIIGIKGRVGFEAAAPMLIIKAHHLLEKHTLTKWQIYWKEQLANWYGMFLHEALYHEPVMRNMETFLESTQENVTGKVFIKLKPYHFELQGIESEHDLMNSGFGEYGETVKAWTGDDIKGFTKILSNSLKIYSSVNKKI